In the genome of Monodelphis domestica isolate mMonDom1 chromosome 2, mMonDom1.pri, whole genome shotgun sequence, one region contains:
- the COL6A1 gene encoding collagen alpha-1(VI) chain, translating to MRRLFSLLLQGWWLCSWAAAQDLSQKAVAFQDCPVDLFFVLDTSESVALRLKPYGSLVDQVKDFTNQFIDNLVDRYYRCDRNLVWNAGALHYSDTVEVIQELRSMPSERDSLKAKVRGVKYIGKGTHTDCAIKQGIEELLIGGSHLKENKYLIVVTDGHPLEGYKEPCGGLEDAVNEAKHLGIKVFSVAITPDHLEPRLSIIATDHTYRRNFTAADWDLSRDSTELIKETIDTIIKMIKDNVEQVCCSFECQPARGPPGQRGDPGHEGERGKPGLPGEKGEAGEPGRQGDLGPVGYQGMKGEKGTRGEKGSRGPKGYKGEKGKRGIDGIDGQKGEAGYPGLPGCKGSPGFDGAEGPPGPKGDPGSFGPKGEKGAPGEDGEPGRPGNTGLPGEEGQPGEPGPAGEKGEQGDEGNPGPDGPPGERGGPGERGPRGTPGVRGPRGDPGEQGPQGDQGREGPVGVPGDPGEAGPIGPKGYRGDEGPPGTEGLQGPAGLTGPPGDPGLMGERGEDGPPGNGTEGFPGFPGYPGSRGPPGINGSKGYPGVKGDEGEAGDPGEDNNDISPPGIKGAKGYRGPEGPAGPPGPTGPPGPDECEILDIIMKMCSCCECKCGPIDILFVLDSSESIGLQNFEIAKDFIVKVIDRLSRDELVKFQPGESHAGVVQYSHNQMQEHVSLSDNNIQNAHDLKEAVKKLQWLAGGTFTGEALQYTRNNLLPPTQNERIALVITDGRSDTERDTTPLTVLCGADVVVFSLGIKDLFGGSASPDQLNEISCQGQTSSPGKRTGISLVKENYAELLDDNFLKNITTQICIDKKCPDYTCPIQFTSPTDITVLVDSSASVGKHNFETTKRFVKRLAERFLTAKKADPSHNVRFSAVQYSGKGQQRPESHALNFLQNYTVVAGHIDSMAFMNDATDVNDAIRYVTAFYRRSSSDRAKRKVLLFSDGNSQGVTESAIEKAVQEAQRAGIEIYVLVVGRQVNEPNIRVLVTGKSTEYDVAYGERHLFRVPDYQSLLQGVLYQTVSRKISLD from the exons ATGAGGCGGCTCTTCTCGCTGCTCCTCCAGGGCTGGTGGCTCTGCAGCTGGGCGGCCGCTCAGGACCTCTCGCAGAAAGCCGTCGCCTTCCAAG ACTGCCCCGTGGACCTCTTCTTCGTCCTGGACACGTCGGAAAGCGTGGCGCTGCGGCTGAAGCCCTACGGGAGCCTCGTGGACCAGGTGAAGGACTTCACCAACCAGTTCATTGACAATTTGGTGGACAG GTACTACCGATGTGACCGGAATCTGGTGTGGAACGCCGGAGCGCTCCACTACAGCGATACCGTGGAGGTTATCCAAGAGCTGAGGTCCATGCCCAGTGAGCGGGACAGCCTGAAGGCCAAAGTGAGGGGGGTGAAGTACATTGGCAAGGGCACCCACACCGACTGTGCCATCAAGCAGGGGATCGAGGAGCTGCTCATTGG GGGGTCCCACCTGAAGGAGAACAAGTACCTGATTGTGGTGACCGACGGCCACCCCCTGGAGGGCTACAAGGAGCCCTGCGGCGGCCTGGAAGACGCCGTCAATGAGGCCAAGCACCTGGGCATCAAGGTCTTCTCGGTGGCCATCACCCCGGATCACCTG GAGCCCCGGCTGAGCATCATCGCCACAGACCACACGTACCGGCGGAACTTCACGGCGGCCGACTGGGATCTGAGCCGCGACTCCACCGAGCTGATCAAGGAGACCATCGACACCATCATCAAGATGATT AAAGACAACGTGGAACAAGTG tgCTGTTCCTTCGAGTGCCAG CCCGCCCGAGGACCTCCCGGACAGCGTGGGGACCCCGGCCACGAG GGAGAACGAGGAAAGCCGGGACTTCCTGGAGAAAAGGGGGAAGCTGGAGAGCCC GGAAGACAAGGCGATCTCGGACCCGTGGGTTACCAAGGAATGAAG GGAGAAAAAGGAACTCGGGGAGAAAAG GGCTCGAGAGGACCCAAGGGCTACAAG GGTGAAAAGGGCAAGCGCGGCATCGACGGCATCGACGGGCAGAAG GGTGAAGCCGGATACCCCGGCCTGCCGGGCTGCAAGGGCTCCCCGGGATTCGAC GGAGCAGAAGGACCCCCCGGGCCCAAGGGAGACCCGGGTTCTTTTGGACCGAAAGGAGAAAAG GGCGCCCCCGGCGAGGACGGAGAGCCGGGAAGGCCAGGAAACACGGGGCTCCCAGGAGAGGAG GGTCAGCCAGGAGAGCCGGGCCCCGCCGGAGAGAAGGGCGAGCAAGGCGACGAG GGGAATCCCGGACCCGACGGCCCCCCCGGAGAAAGG GGCGGCCCTGGAGAACGCGGCCCACGAGGAACCCCGGGCGTGCGCGGGCCGAGAGGCGACCCG GGCGAGCAGGGGCCGCAGGGTGACCAAGGCCGGGAAGGACCCGTCGGCGTCCCCGGAGACCCA GGCGAGGCCGGGCCCATCGGACCAAAGGGCTACCGCGGAGACGAGGGCCCTCCAGGGACCGAG GGTCTCCAAGGACCTGCCGGCCTCACGGGTCCCCCCGGAGATCCCGGTCTGATGGGCGAGCGG GGCGAGGATGGCCCCCCCGGGAATGGGACAGAAGGCTTCCCAGGCTTTCCG GGATATCCAGGCAGCAGGGGCCCCCCCGGCATCAAC GGCAGTAAAGGCTATCCCGGCGTCAAGGGGGACGAAGGAGAGGCTGGTGACCCTGGCGAGGAC AACAATGACATTTCCCCACCCGGAATTAAAGGAGCCAAAGGCTACAGAGGCCCGGAAGGCCCCGCG GGCCCCCCAGGACCCACAGGGCCTCCAGGACCAGAT gaATGTGAAATCCTGGACATAATCATGAAAATGTGCT cATGCTGTG AATGTAAGTGTGGCCCCATCGACATCCTCTTCGTGCTGGACAGTTCAGAAAGTATCGGCCTTCAGAACTTCGAGATCGCCAAGGACTTCATCGTCAAGGTTATCGACAGGCTGAGCAGAGATGAGCTGGTCAAG TTTCAACCTGGCGAGTCCCATGCGGGGGTGGTCCAGTACAGCCACAACCAAATGCAGGAGCACGTGAGCTTGAGCGACAACAACATCCAGAACGCCCACGACCTGAAAGA GGCAGTGAAGAAGCTCCAGTGGCTGGCCGGAGGCACCTTCACCGGGGAGGCCCTTCAGTACACCAGGAATAACCTGCTGCCCCCCACCCAGAACGAGCGCATCGCCCTCGTCATCACGGACGGCCGGTCGGACACCGAGCGAGACACGACTCCTCTCACGGTGCTCTGCGGAGCAGACGTCGTG GTGTTCTCCCTGGGCATCAAGGACCTGTTTGGGGGCAGCGCCAGCCCGGACCAGCTGAACGAGATCTCGTGCCAAGGCCAGACGAGCTCCCCAGGGAAGAGGACGGGCATCTCCCTGGTCAAGGAGAACTACGCGGAGCTCCTCGATGACAACTTCCTGAAAAACATCACCACCCAGATCTGCATCG ACAAGAAGTGCCCGGACTACACCTGTCCAA TCCAGTTCACGTCTCCGACAGACATCACGGTGCTCGTGGACAGCTCGGCCAGCGTGGGCAAGCACAACTTCGAGACCACCAAGCGCTTCGTGAAGCGTCTGGCCGAACGATTCCTCACCGCCAAAAAGGCCGACCCCTCCCACAACGTCCGCTTCTCGGCGGTCCAGTACAGCGGCAAAGGCCAGCAGAGGCCGGAGAGCCACGCGCTGAACTTCCTGCAGAACTACACCGTGGTGGCCGGCCACATCGACAGCATGGCCTTCATGAACGACGCCACGGACGTGAACGACGCCATTCGCTACGTGACCGCCTTCTACCGGCGATCCTCCTCGGACCGCGCCAAGAGGAAGGTGCTCCTTTTCTCTGACGGCAACTCGCAAGGCGTCACCGAGAGCGCCATCGAGAAGGCCGTGCAGGAGGCCCAGAGAGCCGGCATCGAGATCTACGTGTTGGTGGTGGGCCGACAGGTCAACGAGCCCAACATCCGCGTCCTCGTCACGGGGAAGAGCACCGAGTACGACGTGGCCTACGGCGAGCGCCACCTCTTCCGGGTGCCCGACTACCAGTCCCTCCTGCAGGGCGTCCTCTACCAGACGGTCTCCAGAAAGATCTCCCTCGACTGA